A window of Streptomyces marispadix contains these coding sequences:
- a CDS encoding DUF4350 domain-containing protein: MSEASDTSLSPTAHQVWVRARGLLIAAAILATAGVIIAAVRSGNEYGLLDPRSTDGHGSKATARLLEERGVHTEIVTTATKARKAAGPRTTLLVSDPEALSRSQRADLRGALRRGGRTVLIAPGPAPTKDLVRGAQAAAPATTQPTPPDCDYPAAERAGDAELGGVRYRVSNDKADLCYLHQGLPSLLRIPDEPSDDGERPRPEGDTVLLGSPEPLYNQRLAEHGNASLMLQLLGSRPHLVWYLPSSADASAPQGGQRGFLHLVPDGWTWATVQLSIAAVLAALWRVRRLGPLVPEQLPVSVRASETTEGRARLYRRADARDRAADALRAATRARLASLTGVSTAEADSPQALIPALTSRRADARFESGAHAQRASSDSGRLNSLLFGAPPTNDTDLVRLADELDHLERRFTDATSSTRLPTDKERTQ; the protein is encoded by the coding sequence TTGAGCGAGGCCTCCGACACGTCCCTGTCGCCCACCGCACACCAGGTGTGGGTCCGCGCCCGCGGCCTGCTGATCGCCGCCGCGATCCTCGCCACAGCAGGCGTGATCATCGCCGCGGTGCGCTCCGGCAACGAGTACGGCCTGCTCGATCCCCGTTCGACCGACGGCCACGGCAGTAAGGCCACCGCCCGTCTCCTCGAAGAACGCGGCGTGCACACCGAGATCGTCACCACCGCCACCAAGGCGCGTAAGGCCGCCGGGCCACGCACCACGCTCCTCGTCAGCGACCCGGAAGCCCTCAGCCGAAGCCAACGTGCCGACCTGCGCGGGGCGTTGCGACGAGGCGGCCGCACCGTCCTCATCGCCCCCGGCCCCGCCCCCACCAAGGACCTCGTCCGCGGAGCACAAGCCGCGGCGCCCGCGACGACCCAGCCCACGCCGCCGGACTGCGACTACCCCGCCGCCGAACGGGCAGGCGACGCCGAACTCGGCGGAGTCCGCTACAGAGTGTCCAACGACAAGGCCGACCTGTGCTATCTGCATCAGGGCCTGCCGTCCCTGCTGCGCATCCCCGACGAGCCCTCCGACGACGGCGAGCGCCCCCGGCCCGAAGGCGACACCGTGCTGCTCGGCAGCCCCGAACCGCTGTACAACCAGCGGCTCGCCGAACACGGCAACGCCTCCCTGATGCTTCAACTGCTCGGCTCCCGTCCGCATCTCGTGTGGTACCTCCCCTCCTCTGCCGATGCCTCCGCCCCCCAGGGCGGACAGCGCGGCTTCCTCCACCTCGTGCCCGACGGCTGGACCTGGGCTACCGTTCAACTGTCGATCGCCGCCGTCCTCGCCGCTCTATGGCGCGTACGCCGTCTCGGTCCGCTTGTGCCTGAGCAACTCCCCGTCTCCGTACGTGCGTCCGAGACCACCGAGGGCAGGGCGCGCCTCTACCGCAGAGCCGACGCACGCGACCGCGCCGCCGACGCTCTCCGCGCCGCCACCCGCGCACGCCTGGCCTCACTGACCGGCGTCAGCACGGCGGAGGCCGACTCTCCACAGGCCCTCATCCCGGCTCTCACCTCGCGCCGGGCCGATGCCCGCTTCGAATCAGGCGCCCACGCGCAGCGGGCCTCCAGCGACTCCGGACGTCTCAACTCCCTCCTTTTCGGCGCGCCTCCCACGAACGACACCGACCTGGTACGGCTCGCCGACGAACTCGACCACCTGGAGCGGCGGTTCACCGACGCCACTTCCAGCACCCGCCTGCCGACAGACAAGGAACGCACCCAGTGA
- a CDS encoding AAA family ATPase translates to MSAPSPDSARSALEALRLEISKAVVGQDAAVTGLVVALLCRGHVLLEGVPGVAKTLLVRTLAATLQLGTKRLQFTPDLMPSDVTGSLIYDARTAEFSFQPGPIFTNLLLADEINRTPPKTQASLLEAMEERQVSVDGTPRALPDPFLVAATQNPIEYEGTYPLPEAQLDRFLLKLNLPLPSREDEINVLTRHAEGFDPRDLESAGVSAVAGQADLEAARRAVAETSVAPEVTGYVVDICRATRDSPSFMLGVSPRGATALLASARAWAWLTGRDYVIPDDVKSFALPTLRHRVQLRPEAEMEGVTADSVINSILAHVPVPR, encoded by the coding sequence GTGAGCGCCCCCTCGCCAGACAGCGCCCGCAGCGCCCTCGAAGCACTGCGACTTGAGATCTCCAAGGCAGTCGTCGGCCAGGACGCCGCCGTCACCGGACTCGTCGTAGCGCTGCTCTGCCGCGGCCACGTACTGCTCGAAGGCGTCCCCGGCGTCGCAAAGACACTGCTCGTGCGGACACTCGCCGCGACCCTGCAACTCGGCACGAAGCGCCTTCAGTTCACCCCCGATCTGATGCCGAGCGACGTGACCGGATCGCTGATCTACGACGCCCGCACCGCAGAGTTCTCATTCCAGCCCGGCCCGATCTTCACCAATCTCCTGCTCGCCGACGAGATCAACCGGACGCCCCCGAAGACCCAGGCGTCCCTCCTCGAAGCAATGGAGGAGCGCCAGGTCTCGGTCGACGGCACCCCGCGCGCCCTGCCGGACCCCTTCCTGGTGGCGGCCACCCAGAACCCGATCGAGTACGAGGGCACCTACCCCCTGCCGGAGGCACAGCTCGACCGCTTCCTGCTGAAGCTGAATCTTCCGCTGCCGTCACGCGAGGACGAGATCAACGTGCTGACGAGGCACGCCGAAGGCTTCGACCCCCGCGACCTCGAATCGGCAGGCGTCAGCGCAGTAGCAGGACAAGCCGACCTGGAAGCAGCAAGGAGGGCCGTCGCCGAAACCTCAGTCGCTCCCGAGGTCACTGGCTACGTCGTCGATATCTGCCGTGCCACCCGTGACTCCCCCTCGTTCATGCTCGGAGTCTCGCCCCGAGGCGCCACCGCCCTACTGGCCAGCGCCCGCGCCTGGGCCTGGCTGACGGGGCGCGACTATGTGATCCCCGACGACGTGAAGTCCTTCGCCCTGCCGACGCTCCGCCACCGCGTACAACTCCGCCCCGAAGCAGAGATGGAAGGCGTCACAGCCGACAGCGTGATCAATTCGATCCTTGCTCATGTCCCCGTCCCCCGTTGA
- a CDS encoding stage II sporulation protein M translates to MDLDVFVSAHRAEWDRLDELLRRRRRLSGQEADELVTLYQRTSTHLSQVQSSAPDPALAGSLTSLVARARSAVTGPRRASWRDAARFFTAGFPAAVYRSRHWWVPVALLSVVVAAVIGWWIGTDAEVRSAIAAPAELREMTRPGGQYESYYSSHPATSFAAQVWTNNAQAVAVCLAFGALLGIPVLWVLFQNLLNLGIGIGLMQSAGRLDTFLGLILPHGILELTAVFVAAGTGLRLGWTVIDPGPRSRRVALAAEGRAAIGMAIGLAAVLFVSGVIEGFVTPSGLPTWARLTIGVVSELLFLAYVYVLGGRAARAGETGDVAPEDRPANVPTAA, encoded by the coding sequence ATGGATCTGGATGTCTTCGTCTCCGCACACAGAGCGGAGTGGGACCGGCTCGACGAACTGCTGCGCCGCCGGCGCCGCCTCTCCGGCCAGGAGGCCGACGAACTCGTCACCCTCTACCAGCGCACGTCCACCCACCTCTCCCAGGTCCAGTCGAGCGCCCCGGACCCGGCTCTCGCGGGAAGCCTCACCTCCCTCGTGGCCCGTGCACGCAGCGCGGTCACCGGCCCCCGCCGAGCCTCATGGCGCGACGCCGCCCGCTTCTTCACCGCCGGATTCCCCGCAGCCGTCTACCGCAGCCGCCACTGGTGGGTCCCGGTCGCCCTGCTGTCCGTAGTCGTCGCCGCCGTCATCGGGTGGTGGATCGGCACCGACGCCGAGGTCCGCTCGGCGATCGCAGCCCCCGCCGAACTACGGGAGATGACCCGCCCCGGCGGCCAGTACGAGTCGTACTACTCCAGCCACCCCGCCACCTCCTTCGCCGCCCAGGTGTGGACGAACAACGCCCAAGCCGTCGCCGTCTGCCTGGCGTTCGGCGCGCTCCTCGGCATCCCCGTGCTGTGGGTGCTCTTCCAGAACCTGCTCAACCTCGGCATCGGCATAGGCCTCATGCAGTCCGCGGGCAGGCTCGACACCTTCCTCGGACTGATCCTCCCGCACGGCATCCTCGAACTCACCGCCGTCTTCGTCGCCGCAGGCACAGGACTACGGCTGGGCTGGACGGTCATCGACCCCGGCCCGCGAAGCCGACGCGTCGCGCTCGCCGCCGAGGGACGCGCGGCCATCGGCATGGCCATCGGACTCGCGGCGGTCCTCTTCGTCTCCGGCGTGATCGAGGGCTTCGTCACGCCCTCCGGCCTCCCCACATGGGCACGCCTCACCATCGGCGTCGTGAGCGAACTCCTCTTCCTCGCCTACGTGTACGTCCTGGGAGGCCGCGCCGCACGGGCGGGCGAGACGGGCGACGTGGCACCCGAAGACCGCCCCGCGAACGTGCCGACGGCCGCCTGA
- a CDS encoding RDD family protein, with translation MSELVTGDAVVLGLRPARLPTRALAVFIDLVLAWAVYLAVSLALLTAVASLDEAAVAAVQVALFLLVLVGVPVAVETLSRGRSVGKVLCGLRVLREDGGPVRFRHALVRGAIGVIEIQVFFGVVACAASLVSARGRRLGDVFAGTLVVRERVPEPSGAPAPPPPAWLAGSFGELDLSRVPAGLWLAVRQYLLRAGQLDEVVSRSMAERLASDLVSCTGVPAPYGVPAATYLAGIVAERQAREAQRTFGTRGDGGAPGAVGGAVAERGPVSAAAGAGSGVGGGGSDGHPWAPVSGAVAGAVAGAAAETPGGTVASDGAVASGSAPAGGRESAGERARTTGFVPPS, from the coding sequence GTGAGCGAGCTCGTTACGGGAGATGCCGTCGTACTCGGTCTCCGGCCCGCGCGGTTGCCGACTCGTGCGCTGGCGGTCTTCATCGATCTGGTGCTGGCCTGGGCGGTGTATCTGGCGGTTTCGCTGGCGTTGCTGACTGCGGTGGCCTCGCTCGACGAGGCGGCTGTGGCGGCGGTTCAGGTGGCGCTGTTCCTGCTGGTGCTGGTGGGCGTTCCGGTGGCTGTGGAGACGTTGAGCCGCGGCAGGTCGGTGGGCAAGGTGCTGTGCGGGCTGCGGGTGCTGCGGGAGGACGGCGGTCCGGTCCGGTTCCGGCACGCTCTGGTGCGCGGGGCGATCGGCGTCATCGAGATCCAGGTGTTCTTCGGGGTGGTGGCGTGTGCGGCGTCGCTGGTCTCGGCTCGTGGGCGGCGGCTGGGCGATGTGTTCGCGGGGACTCTGGTGGTACGGGAGCGGGTGCCCGAGCCGAGTGGGGCGCCCGCGCCGCCTCCTCCGGCGTGGCTGGCGGGGAGCTTCGGGGAGCTGGATCTGTCGCGGGTGCCTGCCGGTCTGTGGCTGGCGGTGCGCCAATACCTGCTGCGTGCGGGGCAGTTGGACGAGGTCGTGAGCCGGTCGATGGCGGAGCGGCTCGCTTCGGACCTCGTGTCGTGTACGGGGGTGCCGGCGCCGTACGGCGTGCCTGCCGCGACGTATCTGGCCGGGATCGTCGCGGAGCGGCAGGCGAGGGAGGCGCAGCGGACGTTCGGCACGCGGGGTGACGGGGGTGCCCCCGGGGCTGTCGGTGGGGCGGTTGCTGAGCGGGGGCCGGTCTCCGCTGCTGCCGGTGCTGGTTCCGGTGTGGGGGGCGGCGGGTCGGACGGGCATCCCTGGGCGCCGGTGTCGGGGGCTGTGGCGGGGGCTGTCGCGGGAGCTGCGGCGGAGACGCCCGGCGGGACGGTGGCGTCCGATGGGGCGGTGGCCTCCGGCTCCGCGCCCGCGGGAGGCCGGGAGAGCGCGGGCGAGAGGGCTCGTACGACGGGTTTCGTACCGCCGTCATGA
- the ahcY gene encoding adenosylhomocysteinase: protein MTTTSTGQDFKVADLSLAAFGRKEISLAEHEMPGLMAIRKEYAADKPLSGARITGSLHMTVQTAVLIETLTALGAEVRWASCNIFSTQDHAAAAVAVGPNGTPEDPQGIPVFAWKGETLEEYWWCTEQALTWPGAATGGPNMILDDGGDATLLVHKGVEYEKAGAAPSVDTAENDEHRVILELLNRTLRESPQKWTQLASEIRGVTEETTTGVHRLYEMQQEGALLFPAINVNDSVTKSKFDNKYGCRHSLIDGINRATDVLIGGKTAVVFGYGDVGKGCADSLRGQGARVLITEIDPICALQAAMDGYQVVTLEDVVETADIFITTTGNKDIIMASDMARMKHQAIVGNIGHFDNEIDMAGLAEIEGVVKEEVKPQVHTWTFSDGKMIIVLSEGRLLNLGNATGHPSFVMSNSFANQTIAQIELFTKTDEYPTGVYVLPKHLDEKVARLHLDALGVKLTKLRKDQADYIGVPVEGPYKPDHYRY from the coding sequence ATGACGACGACCTCCACCGGCCAGGACTTCAAGGTCGCGGACCTTTCGCTTGCGGCCTTCGGCCGCAAGGAGATCAGCCTGGCCGAGCACGAGATGCCCGGCCTGATGGCGATCCGCAAGGAGTACGCCGCTGACAAACCGCTGTCCGGGGCCCGCATCACCGGGTCTCTCCACATGACCGTGCAGACGGCCGTCCTGATCGAGACCCTGACCGCCCTCGGCGCAGAGGTCCGCTGGGCGTCCTGCAACATCTTCTCCACCCAGGACCACGCGGCCGCCGCCGTCGCCGTGGGCCCCAACGGCACCCCGGAAGACCCCCAGGGCATCCCCGTCTTCGCATGGAAGGGCGAGACGCTGGAGGAGTACTGGTGGTGCACCGAGCAGGCCCTCACCTGGCCCGGCGCCGCCACCGGCGGACCCAACATGATCCTCGACGACGGCGGTGACGCCACCCTCCTCGTACACAAGGGCGTCGAGTACGAGAAGGCCGGAGCCGCCCCCTCCGTCGACACCGCCGAGAACGACGAGCACCGGGTGATCCTGGAGCTGCTGAACCGCACCCTGCGCGAGAGCCCGCAGAAGTGGACCCAGCTCGCCTCCGAGATCCGCGGCGTGACCGAGGAGACCACCACCGGCGTCCACCGCCTCTACGAGATGCAGCAGGAGGGCGCCCTCCTCTTCCCGGCGATCAACGTCAACGACTCCGTCACCAAGTCGAAGTTCGACAACAAGTACGGCTGCCGGCACTCGCTGATCGACGGCATCAACCGCGCCACCGACGTCCTCATCGGCGGCAAGACCGCCGTGGTCTTCGGCTACGGCGACGTCGGCAAGGGCTGCGCGGACTCACTGCGCGGCCAGGGCGCCCGCGTGCTGATCACCGAGATCGACCCGATCTGCGCGCTCCAGGCCGCGATGGACGGCTACCAGGTGGTGACCCTCGAGGACGTCGTGGAGACGGCGGACATCTTCATCACCACCACGGGCAACAAGGACATCATCATGGCCTCGGACATGGCCCGGATGAAGCACCAGGCGATCGTGGGCAACATCGGCCACTTCGACAACGAGATCGACATGGCGGGCCTCGCCGAGATCGAAGGCGTCGTCAAGGAAGAGGTCAAGCCCCAGGTGCACACCTGGACCTTCTCCGACGGCAAGATGATCATCGTGCTCTCGGAGGGCCGTCTGCTCAACCTGGGCAACGCGACCGGGCACCCCTCGTTCGTGATGTCCAACAGCTTCGCGAACCAGACGATCGCCCAGATCGAGCTGTTCACGAAGACCGACGAGTACCCGACCGGCGTCTACGTGCTGCCCAAGCACCTCGACGAGAAGGTCGCCCGTCTGCACCTGGACGCGCTCGGTGTGAAGCTCACCAAGCTCCGCAAGGACCAGGCCGACTATATCGGCGTCCCCGTCGAGGGCCCGTACAAGCCGGACCACTACCGCTACTGA
- a CDS encoding cation diffusion facilitator family transporter → MSASGGSKAIIAALGANLAIAAGKFVAFVFSGSSSMLAESVHSVADSGNQALLLLGGKKAKKAANEEHPFGYGRERYIYGFLVSIVLFTIGGVFALYEGYEKIKHPHELDSWYWPVGVLVFAIAAEAVSFRTAIKESNVVRGSLSWSQFVRRAKAPELPIVLLEDLGALVGLVLALFGVGAALATGNGVWDGIGTLCIGVLLVAIAIVLAAETKSLLLGESADPDEREKIRSALVDGETVTGIIHMRTLHLGPEELLVAAKVAVQHDDTAAEVARAIDAAEGRIRESVPSARVIYLEPDIYRPTAASSSGAASDSKSE, encoded by the coding sequence ATGAGTGCATCAGGCGGTTCGAAGGCGATCATCGCCGCGCTGGGCGCGAACTTGGCCATCGCCGCAGGCAAGTTCGTCGCCTTCGTATTCAGCGGCTCGTCCTCCATGCTCGCGGAGAGCGTGCACTCGGTAGCCGACTCCGGAAACCAGGCGCTGCTGCTGCTCGGCGGCAAGAAGGCCAAGAAGGCGGCGAACGAGGAGCACCCCTTCGGCTACGGCCGCGAGCGCTACATCTACGGGTTCCTGGTCTCCATCGTCCTGTTCACCATCGGCGGCGTCTTCGCCCTCTACGAGGGATACGAGAAGATCAAGCACCCGCACGAACTGGACAGTTGGTACTGGCCGGTCGGCGTGCTGGTCTTCGCGATCGCCGCCGAGGCGGTCTCCTTCCGTACGGCCATCAAGGAGTCCAACGTCGTACGGGGCTCGCTGAGTTGGAGCCAGTTCGTACGCCGGGCCAAGGCGCCCGAACTGCCCATCGTGCTGCTGGAGGACCTCGGCGCGCTCGTCGGCCTCGTGCTGGCACTCTTCGGCGTCGGCGCCGCCCTCGCGACCGGCAACGGCGTATGGGACGGCATCGGCACGCTGTGCATCGGTGTGCTCCTCGTGGCCATCGCGATCGTGCTGGCCGCGGAGACCAAGTCGCTGCTGCTGGGCGAATCGGCCGATCCCGACGAGCGGGAGAAGATCCGCAGCGCGCTCGTGGACGGCGAGACCGTGACGGGAATCATCCACATGCGGACGCTCCATCTCGGCCCCGAGGAACTGCTGGTCGCCGCGAAGGTGGCGGTGCAGCACGACGACACGGCGGCGGAGGTCGCGCGGGCGATCGACGCGGCCGAGGGCCGCATAAGGGAGTCCGTGCCGAGCGCGCGTGTGATCTATCTGGAGCCCGACATCTACCGGCCGACGGCCGCCTCCTCATCGGGCGCCGCGTCGGATTCGAAGTCCGAGTGA
- the manA gene encoding mannose-6-phosphate isomerase, class I — protein sequence MDRLTNTVRPYAWGSTTAIPELLGTPPTGEPQAELWMGAHPGAPSAVVRDGRETTLTEVIEADPEGELGPEAVRAFGPRLPFLLKILAAASPLSLQVHPDPQQAREGYADEEARGVPLDAPERNYKDASHKPELICALTDFDGLCGFRRAPEAADLLAGLDVDAVKPYVDILRASPASDALREVLTAVLTAGREEIAATVQEAARAAERLSTGHPAAETAAETADQTAAETASEPGIAAPGTHARAYALCASLARHYPGDPGVLAAMLLNHVRLSPGEALYLGAGVPHAYLSGLGVEIMANSDNVLRCGLTPKHVDVPELLRIVRFEPGAPAVLRPEAGPGGEERYEVPVDEFRLSRCTVAPGAPATPLDARTPQILLCTDGQVRIRKVVNGGGGEDAQLPLERGQSAYVPAGERVEATGDGTLFRATVAV from the coding sequence ATGGACCGCCTCACCAACACCGTCAGGCCCTACGCATGGGGCTCCACCACGGCCATCCCCGAACTCCTCGGTACGCCGCCCACCGGCGAACCCCAGGCCGAGCTGTGGATGGGAGCGCACCCGGGCGCACCGTCCGCCGTCGTACGCGACGGCCGCGAGACGACGCTGACGGAGGTCATCGAGGCAGATCCGGAAGGGGAGCTGGGGCCGGAGGCCGTCCGGGCCTTCGGGCCTCGGCTGCCGTTCCTGCTGAAGATCCTCGCGGCCGCCTCGCCGCTCTCGCTTCAGGTGCACCCCGACCCTCAGCAGGCACGCGAGGGTTACGCGGACGAGGAGGCACGCGGCGTCCCCCTGGACGCGCCCGAGCGCAACTACAAGGACGCCAGCCACAAACCCGAACTCATCTGCGCGCTCACGGACTTCGACGGCCTGTGCGGCTTCCGCCGGGCGCCCGAGGCGGCGGATCTGCTGGCAGGGCTGGACGTCGACGCGGTCAAGCCGTATGTCGACATCCTGCGGGCGAGCCCCGCGAGCGACGCCCTGCGCGAGGTGCTGACCGCGGTGCTCACCGCCGGCCGGGAAGAGATCGCCGCGACGGTCCAGGAGGCGGCACGGGCGGCGGAGCGGCTCTCGACCGGGCACCCCGCCGCCGAGACCGCAGCCGAGACCGCTGACCAGACCGCCGCCGAGACCGCCTCCGAACCTGGCATCGCAGCCCCCGGGACACACGCCCGCGCTTACGCCCTCTGCGCCTCTCTCGCCCGCCACTACCCGGGCGACCCGGGCGTGCTCGCCGCCATGCTCCTCAACCATGTACGCCTCAGCCCGGGGGAGGCCCTGTATCTCGGCGCGGGCGTCCCGCACGCCTATCTGAGCGGCCTCGGCGTGGAGATCATGGCGAACTCCGACAATGTGCTCCGCTGCGGCCTCACCCCGAAGCACGTCGACGTACCCGAACTGCTGCGTATCGTCCGCTTCGAGCCCGGAGCACCCGCCGTGCTGCGCCCGGAAGCAGGTCCGGGCGGTGAGGAGCGCTACGAGGTCCCCGTCGACGAATTCCGCCTCTCCCGCTGCACGGTCGCCCCGGGCGCCCCTGCGACGCCGCTCGACGCCCGTACACCGCAGATCCTGCTGTGCACCGACGGTCAGGTGCGGATACGGAAAGTAGTGAACGGAGGCGGCGGAGAGGACGCCCAACTGCCCCTGGAACGCGGGCAATCCGCCTACGTACCGGCCGGGGAGCGGGTCGAGGCGACCGGTGACGGTACGCTCTTCCGGGCCACAGTGGCCGTCTGA
- a CDS encoding SIS domain-containing protein yields MLDESLLDSPDALARADTGGLLRGTAQAGAHVRTAVRGASETGLAGLRPDGRPRAVFVAGPGPAPGCAADLLAALGTDAVPVTLLRPTGALAAPGALRWALPGWAGSLDLLLVTTPDGSEAGLTALIEQAYRRGCTVVTLCPAGVPAAELTKETHGLAVPLSADLPATWSGPPEATGAPGAPTRGLEAPGSSASPASSGAPAGPDGGGPPHPRPVEPRTMTAAPGLLWPLLTPLLVLSARLGLLDATDSALESLADRLDEVAERCGPAVAAYSNPAKSLAAELSDSLPLLWSEGEVAGAVARHMTSTLTGLPGLPALAAALPEAMAAHGALLSGALAQAAGEDDFFRDRVEEPEPLRARVLLLRDRSPSAESAVVGARDIAYAHDVPLSELEPAEGSTPLEAAAELIATVDFAAVYLVLAGTGTSSAP; encoded by the coding sequence ATGCTCGACGAGTCACTCCTCGACTCTCCAGACGCCCTCGCCCGCGCGGACACCGGCGGGCTGCTGCGCGGCACGGCCCAGGCGGGCGCCCATGTACGCACGGCCGTGCGCGGCGCGAGCGAGACCGGCCTCGCCGGACTGCGTCCCGACGGCAGACCGCGGGCGGTGTTCGTCGCCGGTCCCGGTCCGGCGCCCGGCTGCGCCGCCGATCTGCTCGCGGCACTCGGCACCGACGCCGTCCCGGTCACACTGCTGCGGCCCACCGGCGCGCTCGCCGCACCGGGCGCGCTTCGCTGGGCGCTTCCCGGCTGGGCCGGCTCCCTCGACCTGCTGCTCGTGACGACTCCCGACGGGAGCGAGGCCGGGCTGACGGCACTGATCGAGCAGGCGTACCGGCGCGGATGCACCGTCGTGACCCTCTGCCCGGCGGGAGTGCCCGCCGCGGAGCTGACAAAGGAGACCCATGGGCTGGCGGTGCCGCTGAGCGCCGACCTGCCTGCGACTTGGAGCGGCCCACCGGAGGCGACCGGCGCGCCCGGCGCACCCACCCGCGGCCTTGAAGCCCCCGGCAGCTCCGCCAGCCCCGCCAGTTCCGGCGCTCCCGCAGGCCCCGACGGCGGCGGGCCGCCGCACCCCCGGCCCGTCGAACCGCGCACGATGACCGCCGCCCCCGGGCTGCTGTGGCCGCTGCTGACGCCCCTCCTCGTTCTCTCCGCCCGCCTCGGCCTCCTCGACGCCACCGATTCCGCACTGGAGTCGCTGGCCGACCGGCTCGACGAGGTCGCCGAGCGCTGCGGCCCCGCCGTCGCCGCCTACTCCAACCCCGCGAAGTCCCTCGCGGCCGAACTCTCCGACAGCCTCCCGCTGTTGTGGAGCGAGGGCGAAGTGGCGGGCGCCGTCGCACGTCACATGACCTCCACCCTCACCGGCCTCCCCGGGCTGCCCGCCCTCGCCGCCGCCCTTCCCGAGGCGATGGCGGCGCACGGTGCGCTGCTGTCCGGCGCCCTCGCCCAGGCCGCGGGGGAGGACGACTTCTTCCGCGACCGCGTCGAGGAACCGGAGCCGCTGCGCGCCCGCGTCCTCCTGCTGCGTGACCGGTCGCCGTCCGCCGAGTCCGCCGTCGTCGGAGCCCGCGACATCGCCTACGCACACGACGTACCGCTCAGCGAACTCGAACCAGCCGAAGGCAGCACCCCCCTCGAAGCCGCCGCCGAACTGATCGCCACCGTGGATTTCGCCGCCGTTTACCTCGTGCTGGCCGGCACCGGCACATCATCGGCCCCGTAA
- a CDS encoding Trm112 family protein, whose translation MPLEAGLLEILACPACHAPLREEAGDPEELVCTGGAECGLAYPVRDGIPVLLVDEARRPG comes from the coding sequence ATGCCGCTCGAAGCCGGTCTTCTGGAGATCCTCGCCTGCCCGGCGTGCCATGCGCCGCTCCGTGAGGAGGCAGGAGACCCGGAGGAGCTGGTGTGCACGGGCGGCGCCGAGTGCGGCCTCGCGTACCCGGTGCGTGACGGGATCCCCGTCCTCCTCGTCGACGAGGCCCGGCGCCCCGGCTGA